DNA sequence from the Bacteroidota bacterium genome:
GCGCAGCGAAATTCTCGTACGCCGTATCGCGTGAGCTGGCGATATTGGGCGGGAAGATATTCTCCAACTTCACCAACTCACCCTTCATGCCGCGGATGTTCCTCGTTGCCCCGTCCAGTTGGCGGAGTTTTTCTGCGAAGGCAAATCCCGAGAAACTGAACCGGTCGTCAATCGAGTTGTAGGTATCGCGCTCAATGGTATTGTCGGCGAGAATTTTCTTGTATTCGGTGTATTTGTTCTCGAACGTGAAGCGCCATTGCGGCACGTAGCGGTATGTCATCTCCAATTCGACATCGTACGGAACGGATTCAATCACCCAAAAATATTCGGGCGGAAGCTTGCTGATCATGTACGCACTGGTGTTGTCATGCGAGGCGAGTTCATCAGGAATCTTCTGGAAGGGCCCGTCGCCGCCGTCAAATCTATCCGTCAAGAAGTACTGGAGGGCGGACTTCGCATTCAGCTTCAGCGCAAGCACGAATTGGTCGCCTTCCGGGCGCGGAAACTTGATAAAGTACTTCTTGTCCTTGTCAAGAGTAAAATTGTCCTTGCCGTCCTTCAGCTCAATGTAGCCCCGCTCGGCGGGCGAAAGCTCTGGCTTGGGCGAGAGTTCCTTGTACGCAGCGCAGCCGCCAAGCAGAAATCCAAAGAGTATCAGGGGGAAAATGCGTTTCATTGTTGCTCTCCGTTGTCGTTTGATTTTGGGCCAGACTAATATCTGAAAGTGGGGGGGATTGTTCAAGCCTTAAGTGGTTAAGTTGGCTTAATACCTTTTGTGAGTTCTTTGCCCTTCACTCCCCTTTTCCAGATATTCTCCCATGCCAGCACTTGCCAACGTTGCACTGCCTGTTGCAGTCGATTCGACATTCACGTATCAAATCCCGCCGGAGCTTGAGCAGTCTGCCGTTATCGGCGTCCGCGTCGTTGTGCCGTTCGGCAGAAAGTACACAACGGGATTGATCGTCGATCTTCCGGTTTCAACTTCTCTCACTTCTCTCAAACCTATTAAAGATGTGCTTGATGCATCGCCTGTCGTGTCAGATGAACTTCTGCACTTGTGCAAATGGATTGCCGATTACTATTTCGCCCCTCTCGGTGAAGTGCTGAAGACCTCGCTGCCGCACGGGTTCAGTTCGTCGAGCAAGAGAATGGTAAGACTCGCAGCATCTGCAACGCCCGAACAGATTGCCGAAGCGAAGCGTATCTCGAAGCAGAGAGTACGGCTCTTCGAGCTTCTCGCACAACATGAATCAGTCCTTTCTTCCGATCTCCAAAAGAAAACCGGACTCAAGAACATCAACACCATCCTGAACGAGCTCGCTGCGGCCGGATTGATTGAGACGGAAGAAGTTCTCCCGAAACAGAAAACCAAATTGCCGACGAAGGATGTCGTTCTTCTTGACAAACTTGACTCCGAACAACTTGCGGCAGCAATCACTGGACTCTCCAAGAAAAAGAAGAAGGCCCGCCAACTGCTCGAAGCATTAGACTGGCTGAAACAGCAAGGCACGCAGGAGATTTTCTTGACGGATTTGCTGAAGAAATCGGGCACAACGTCGGCGGCTGTCAAGGAGTTCAGAACGTCGGGACTTCTTGCCGTTGAGAAGAGGGAAATCAAAACGCAACAGTCCTTCGGCACGGAAGAACAGACGCTTGCGATTGCGTTGAACGAAACCCAGCAGAAGGTTCTTACAATTTTGCGGACGGCAATGGATGCCGGTACAAACAAGACGTTCCTTCTGCACGGCGTCACCGGAAGCGGCAAGACGCAAGTGTACATCGAAGCCATCCGGCGTTGTTTGGAAAGAGGAAAAACTGCCATCGTACTTGTGCCGGAAATTTCGCTAACGCCGCAGACGGCGCGGCGGTTCAAGAGTCATTTTGAAGAACGTGTCGCCGTCGTGCACAGCAACATGTCCGCAAACGAGCGGCACGAAGTGTGGCAACGGGCGCGGCGCGGGGAGTATCGCGTCATCATCGGGCCGCGGTCGGCGGTGTTTGCTCCGCTGCAGAATCTCGGCTTGATTGTGGTAGATGAAGAGCATGAGCCGTCGTACAAGCAATTCGACGGCGTGCCCCGGTACAATGCGCGGGATGTTGCCGTTGTGCGGGGGAAAATGGACAATGCCGTCGTCGTTCTCGGCTCGGCAACACCCTCGGCAGAGTCGTATTTCAACGTCCTGCAAGGCAAGTACGACCTGCTTGAAATGCCGAACCGGGTGGAGCAGATTTCCCTACCGGAAGTTCTGATTGTTGACATGACGGAGGAAAGGAAGCGCGAGTACTTCGCAATGAAAGAGGCGGCAACAGAAGAGAATCGTGTGAAGTTGCGCGAATTTCAGCAGTCGTCGTTCTCAAATCTGCTCCGCGAGAAGATTCAGGATCGTCTGAATAAAAAGGAGGGTATCATCCTCCTGCAAAATCGCCGCGGCTTCGCCCCGTTCATTGAATGCGTTGACTGCGGCAATACGTTGATGTGCCCCAAGTGCAACGTCACGCTCACGTACCACATCACCCGCAAGCACCTCCGATGCCATTACTGCGGATTGACGAAACAACCGCCTGCCGTGTGTCCACATTGCCAAAGCATCGCGTTGCAGCAGCGTGGCGCCGGGACGCAACGCGTCGAGCAGGAACTTGCGCAACTCTTCCCTTCCGCAAAATTGCTGCGAATGGATATGGACACAACGACGCGCAAGGGCTCGCATCAGCGGCTGTTGGAGAAATTCGGTAACGGCGAAGCGGACATCCTGCTCGGAACGCAAATGGTTGCAAAGGGGTTGGACTTCGCCCGCGTCACGCTTGTCGGTGTGGTTTCGGCGGACACGCAGATGTTGCTGCCGGACTTCCGTGCCTCCGAGCGGACGTTCCAGCTACTCACGCAAGTCGCCGGCCGCGCCGGACGCAGCACGCTGAAAGGCGAAGTGGTGATTCAAACGCATCAGCCTGATCACTATACGCTCAAGCACGTCATTGACCATGATTTCAAGAAGTTCGTCGAGGTAGAATTGGAAGAAAGGAAAGAACTCGACTACCCGCCGTTTTCCCGCCTCGCACTTGTCGAGTTCAAAGGGAAGAATGAAAACAACGTCAAAGCCGAAGCCGAGCGGTTCGTCAAGCATTTGCGCGCAATCCTCGGAACGTTCACCATCCTCGGCCCGTCGCCTGCCGTCATCAGCAAAATCAACAATCAATACCGCTGGCACATCATCGTGAAGAATCTCAAGTCGAAAGACCCGGCAGGAACCGAGCTGCGTTACGCGTTGCGCAAGTCGCTTGCGGATTTCGGAAGAAGGAAGTCGTCGGTGAAACTGACGGTGGATATTGATCCGGTGGGGTTGATGTAGGGCTATTTTTCGGAATCAATGATCTTCTGGGATTGTCGCTCAACATAATAATCAATCCCGATCGCTATCGCCTTCCTCAACGGCAACGTCAACAGGATAATGACGAACCACGCCAGCAAAACGCCAATCTGTCCCAACAAGATATCCGGCACATCAATCAGCAGCATACCAACGACAACAACTCCGGTGAGTCCTGCCGTTGTCATGTAAATGAAAAACCATCCCTCCTCCTCCCTGCGCTGGAACAAGCAACCACATTGCGTGCAGCGTTCCCGCAGGACGTTCCATCTCACATAGAGATTGCCTTCGCCGCATTGCGGGCATCGCAAGCGTATTGCGTAGCGGAGAATTGAACTGAGAAAGGGTGACATTAACGAAAGAGAGTCTGTTGAACGCGCGTTGGGTCAGGCATACCCCGTCCCACTGATGAACCTGCGCAACTTACCCTGTTTCACTTTCAAAGGCAAGCTCCATTCACCGATTCGGCGCCGCCGTTCGCCTAAATCACTCTAACATCTACAGCGGCTCATCGTATATTGGTGCAGAAGCACAAACACAAAGGAGATTTTCATGGATATGACAATGCATCGTTGGGCAAACGGGAGGAACATCATCGGTGCCGCATTGATTCTGCTCGGCGCCATCATTCTGCTCATGAACATCGGAATACTGGATCGCTTTCCCATATGGAAATTCTGGCCGGTGATTTTGATGGTCATAGGCATCAACAAATTCTTCGAGCCGTACAAACGGGCTGAAGGTTTCTGGCTTCTCGGTCTGGGACTGTGGCTTCAGTGGTCTGTGCTGCGACTCTATGATTACGGATTCAGCGATACGTGGCCTGTCGTGCTGATACTGTTCGGCGTGTACCAAGTCTGGGAAGCGTTTGAACGTGATGCACGAAAAAAGCAGCGGCTTGAACAAGCAAACACGATTTCTGTACATTGAACTATCATTCGAGGATTGTTATGGAAGAGAAAACCGGATTTCGCATTTCACCCCAGATTGTTTTGGGACTCATTATCGTGGCCGTCGGCGTGTTGTTCACGCTCGACAATCTTGACGTTCTCTACGCACGTGACTATCTGCGCTATTGGCCTGCACTCCTTGTCGTGTACGGCGTTGTCAAGATGTTGAACCCTGAGCGCCACGGCGGCAGATTTTGGGGACTCGTACTGACATTTGTCGGGGCAGCCCTTCTGATTGACAAGTTGTACATTCTCGAATTCCGGCTCTGGGACTTCTGGCCGTTGCTTTTGGTTGCGCTGGGTGCTATGATGATACTGAGAACGAAACAGGCGCCGTTCCGCTCCCCGATAAACCGGTGGGACACAAAGGATGTTGACAGCGACGCCATTGTCAACGCCTCTGCATTTCTCGGAGGGTCGCGCAGGAACATCCATACAAAGGATTTCCAGGGCGGCGAACTGACCGCAGTCATGGGTGGCTGCGATATTGATTTGCGCAATGCCGCCATTGCCAAAAGTCCGGCAGTGTTCAATGTGTTCGCCTTTTGGGGCGGTATCGAAATCAAAGTCCCGCAAAGCTGGGAAGTCTCGTTCGAAGGAACGCCCATCCTCGGCGGGTTCGACGACAAAACGTTTCACCAAAGCGGCGAACCGCAACAGCGTCTTGTTATCCGCGGCACTATTGTGATGGGCGGAGTGGAAGTGAGAAACTGATTGGAGATTGGGGATTACGGATTACAAATCGATATCCGTAATCTGCAGTCTGTAATCTGTAATCCGAAATCTGTCAACACACTATGCATCCCATATTTGCCGACAAACAACGACTCGCGCTGTACATGGCAGCCTGGCTGGTTATCGCCGGGCTGCTGTGTGTATTGATGGTGATGATGAACGCCCTTCAGTGGAGTGAAGCCGTCGCTCTACTTCTTCCGATGTCGTTCATCTACGCGTTCATGTGTCTTGCCTCCCTGTACGTCTGCAAAGCGTTTCCGCTTCAACAAACACCGTTTCTCAAAACTCTTTCGGTGGTCGTTGCTGCGTCGTTTCTCAGCTCGGGCCTCTGGCTTCTGGTCGGCAAAGGCGTTGCAACGATTCTGTCACGATTCGACCTTTTCGCAGGACTCACCGTTAAATTCGACAGCGGCATTCCGCTTCTCTTCGGCATCGGAATGTTGTTGTTCGTGCTTGCAACCGTTGTTCACTATCTGCTTCTTGCGTTCGATTCGGCGAGGGCGGCGGAACGCAAAGCGCTTGAACTTCAAGTGCTTGCGCGTGAAGCGGAATTGAAAGCGCTGCGTTCGCAGATTCAACCGCATTTCCTGTTTAACAGTCTGAACTCCATCAGTGCTCTCACAGCCTCGGATGCCGCCGCAGCGAGGGCGATGTCCATTCAACTGGCGGATTTCTTTCGCACGACACTGAAGTTGGGACAACAACAGTTCATTCCGTTAGTCGAGGAATTCAACTTGGCGGAAGGGTTCTTGTCTATCGAACGGGTACGGTTCGGATCACGATTGATGTTCGAGAAACGTC
Encoded proteins:
- the priA gene encoding primosomal protein N'; this encodes MPALANVALPVAVDSTFTYQIPPELEQSAVIGVRVVVPFGRKYTTGLIVDLPVSTSLTSLKPIKDVLDASPVVSDELLHLCKWIADYYFAPLGEVLKTSLPHGFSSSSKRMVRLAASATPEQIAEAKRISKQRVRLFELLAQHESVLSSDLQKKTGLKNINTILNELAAAGLIETEEVLPKQKTKLPTKDVVLLDKLDSEQLAAAITGLSKKKKKARQLLEALDWLKQQGTQEIFLTDLLKKSGTTSAAVKEFRTSGLLAVEKREIKTQQSFGTEEQTLAIALNETQQKVLTILRTAMDAGTNKTFLLHGVTGSGKTQVYIEAIRRCLERGKTAIVLVPEISLTPQTARRFKSHFEERVAVVHSNMSANERHEVWQRARRGEYRVIIGPRSAVFAPLQNLGLIVVDEEHEPSYKQFDGVPRYNARDVAVVRGKMDNAVVVLGSATPSAESYFNVLQGKYDLLEMPNRVEQISLPEVLIVDMTEERKREYFAMKEAATEENRVKLREFQQSSFSNLLREKIQDRLNKKEGIILLQNRRGFAPFIECVDCGNTLMCPKCNVTLTYHITRKHLRCHYCGLTKQPPAVCPHCQSIALQQRGAGTQRVEQELAQLFPSAKLLRMDMDTTTRKGSHQRLLEKFGNGEADILLGTQMVAKGLDFARVTLVGVVSADTQMLLPDFRASERTFQLLTQVAGRAGRSTLKGEVVIQTHQPDHYTLKHVIDHDFKKFVEVELEERKELDYPPFSRLALVEFKGKNENNVKAEAERFVKHLRAILGTFTILGPSPAVISKINNQYRWHIIVKNLKSKDPAGTELRYALRKSLADFGRRKSSVKLTVDIDPVGLM
- a CDS encoding histidine kinase, translated to MHPIFADKQRLALYMAAWLVIAGLLCVLMVMMNALQWSEAVALLLPMSFIYAFMCLASLYVCKAFPLQQTPFLKTLSVVVAASFLSSGLWLLVGKGVATILSRFDLFAGLTVKFDSGIPLLFGIGMLLFVLATVVHYLLLAFDSARAAERKALELQVLAREAELKALRSQIQPHFLFNSLNSISALTASDAAAARAMSIQLADFFRTTLKLGQQQFIPLVEEFNLAEGFLSIERVRFGSRLMFEKRLAEGCENIPVPSLILQPIVENAVNHGIAHLVEGGTVTLSSERNESLLRLRVGNPCDPGRPRSKSTGVGLENIRRRLRTLYGDEARLAITNGTHEYSVELTLPVHHTSNT